The genomic stretch GTTCGGAAAAGAGATAATTGCGGGAGCACTCATAATAAAACCTCATGTTGCGTGAGGTTTTATTTCCTACCAAATACTTTAAGGTTTTGACCTTCTCTAACTTGTCTGAAACTCTACCTCAAATGGATACATACCCATTCCACACGACCCCTTAAGCGTTCCTGGCTGACCACTACCAATGTCTATATCTGTTGTTCCCGATTGGGGTAATGACTTGGTTATATTTAAGCTCGAGATACGGACTGATGATGAGCAATCAAAAGTTCCCTTCGTATTAAATCTAATGATTG from Candidatus Paceibacterota bacterium encodes the following:
- a CDS encoding cupredoxin domain-containing protein; this encodes MKAIIISIIVAIAIIGGVFMLTRSGNTGQVANVNNVSIVDGKQIIEINAKGGYQPRKSIAKAGIHTIIRFNTKGTFDCSSSVRISSLNITKSLPQSGTTDIDIGSGQPGTLKGSCGMGMYPFEVEFQTS